A region of the Fibrobacter sp. UBA4297 genome:
TCTATGTCAGATCCCCAGGAAAAGCCCTCAACGCTATCACAGTCGGAGCAGTCGATCCCACTAACGACAATTACGTATATTATTCCAATTGGAAAAATTCTGAAATTGGCAACGAAAAACCGGAAGTCGCCAACTACACAGACTTCGAATTCAACAACAGCTATACATTCCAATATCCATGCGACGACGAGACATGTACATACGATGGCTTCTTCAACGGAACTAGCGCCGCAACGCCCTATACAGCAGCAACGATTGCAGACTTGATGTCGCATCATCCGTATTTGAAAGGACATCCAGAATTGGTCAAAGCAATTTTGGTTTCTGGCGGAAAACGCCCTATCCCTAACGCGGCTTCATTTGATCCACAAAACTCCACCGTTGCAGCAAAGGATATTCCAGTATATTCAAGTTTAGCATGGAATCGAACTTTCCGTACATGGGAAGGCGAAAACAACGAAGTTTTCAACTCAAGTCAAAAAATCACATTCACCGAAGCTGGAATCAAAGATGCCCATTACCGTATAGGCATAGCATGGCTGACTTCCGGAACCTACATCATCAAAAACAAAGGACTAAATAACTCTAATGAAAAATTGCCTCAAGATATAGATTTGAAAGTTTTTCAGAACGGGAAAGTAATTGCCCAATCACAAAGCTACAATAACGCATTTGAAGTCGTTGATTTCACGCCCAAAACAAATGGAGATTTAACCATCGAAATTCATCGTTGGCGTAACACGCAAAATCAATCTAGCACATATATGCCTCCCGAAAAAGTCATTCTTGGCTATTCATTGTGGGTTGACAGGTAAATACAAGACTTCTCTTTTTTCCGCCATGGCTTAAATGCCTTGGCATTTTTTATATTTCACCACCAACACTCCTTTCAACACAAAAATACGAAAATGAAAAGAATTGAATTCATCGATGTCGCCAAGTTCCTTGCCATGATTTTAGTCGTGTTCACGCATGGAATCAAGGAATGCAACTTTGTCGCTCTTGTTTTTTCTTTCCATCTGCCCGTATTCTTTGTCTTAAACGGCATGACCCTAAAGGTCGAAAACCAGACCTTCGGCGATTTCCTTGTAAAGAAGCTCAAGCGTTATATCATTCCCATGTTCGGGCTCGGTTTTCTCTGCGTTCTTTTCGAACTGCTTATCAAGTGGTTGTTAAACCTCCCAATTCCCGAGCACTTTATAATAAAGAGCATCGCAAACCTCATCAATCAAATCAGGACTTTCGCCATCTGGTTTTTGCCGGCATTGTTCTTTACCGACATCATTCTCTTTGGATTCCATCGGCTTTCCAAGGGCAGGCTTTCTATAATGGGAATCCTTTCGCTCTTGGTGCTTGGCATTGGAATCATTTTCAACCTGAATCATAACGTTCCACTTGTCTGGAATTTTGATGCCGCTTTATTCGGAACAATTTTCACTTATACAGGATTCGCATTCCGCCACAAGAAACTTTCGGGATTATACAACTTTCTCACTAAGAAGCGCCTGTGGGCATTCCTTATCGGAACAGCCCTGATGACAGCTACTTATTTTATCAGCCAATACGTTTATACGAACACCCATTTTCATCTGGAAATGTTCTTCCGCATTTACAAGCCATACTATATAATGATACCCAACGCGATCATCGGCTCTATCGGGTTCATCCTCATCTGTCGCGGAATCACCAACCCGATTCTAGCAAAACCGGTCGAAATGAATCTCGCTCTGCTGCCGTTTCACCAAGTTTTAGCATTCCCAATTTTTAGATCTATACTTTTTCCCGAATGGTGGGCAAAAGTCCATATGTTACCAGCAAGCGATTTTCAATATATTCTCTTCGCTACCACGATGACTTTATTCTCTATCGCACTAATTGCGGTCATTCACTTTGCAATAAAGTATTCCCCGTTCAGCATCATTGTCAACCAGCCGTTGGCTAGTTTTTATCACAGAAAAAAACGCTTACAAGCTTAATCATATCCGCGTGGTCGCTTGCTGCCATCATCTCGCGGATGCTGTGCATGCTAAGCATGGGCTCGCCAATATCGACTGTCGGGATTCCGAGATTTGCAGAAACCGTAGGGCCGACCGTCGAGCCGCAAGGCATGTCGTTTCGCATAATGAAAACTTGAAGTGGGATTCCCGCTTTTTCACAAAGCAAACGGAATTGCGCAGAACTCATCAAGTCGCTTGCGTAACGCTTTTGCGCATTTGTCTTGAGCACAATGCCCTTGCCCAACAGCGGCGCATGATTCGGCTCGTGCTTTTCCGTGTGGTTCGGATGCTCGGCGTGGGCCATGTCGATAGAGAGCGCGAGGGACTCTGCAAGGTACGAAGTAAGAGGTCGGGCATGTCCCTTTGATGTAAAGGTTTCATGGATCCTATCGGGGCTTTGCCCCTCCAGGATGACATCCCTAGCATTGTCATTCTGAAGCGAAGCGATAGAATCCAATACACTTTTCAAGAAGTTGCCGGCAGCACCTTCGCGGGTATTGGAACCGACTTCTTCGTTGTTGAAGAAACACGCCACAAG
Encoded here:
- a CDS encoding acyltransferase family protein — protein: MKRIEFIDVAKFLAMILVVFTHGIKECNFVALVFSFHLPVFFVLNGMTLKVENQTFGDFLVKKLKRYIIPMFGLGFLCVLFELLIKWLLNLPIPEHFIIKSIANLINQIRTFAIWFLPALFFTDIILFGFHRLSKGRLSIMGILSLLVLGIGIIFNLNHNVPLVWNFDAALFGTIFTYTGFAFRHKKLSGLYNFLTKKRLWAFLIGTALMTATYFISQYVYTNTHFHLEMFFRIYKPYYIMIPNAIIGSIGFILICRGITNPILAKPVEMNLALLPFHQVLAFPIFRSILFPEWWAKVHMLPASDFQYILFATTMTLFSIALIAVIHFAIKYSPFSIIVNQPLASFYHRKKRLQA